The nucleotide window CCGGCGATGCGCGCGATCGGGTCGGCCCCGATCGTGGTTGCGGCCTGCTCGCTGCCCAGCAGCACCGCGGAGGCGCCGTCGTTGAGCGGGCTGGCGTTGCCCGCGGTGATGGTGCCGCCCTGCTCCGGTGTACGGAAGACCGGCTTGAGCCCGGCCAGCACCTCCGGCGTGGATCCGGCTCGGATGCCCTCGTCGCGGGTCAGGTCGACGCCTTCGACCGGCACCACCAGGTCGTCGTAGAAGCCCGACTCCCAGGCCGCGTGGGCGAGTCGGTGGGAGCGGGCGGCGAACTCGTCCTGCCGCTCGCGGGAGATCCCGAAGTGCTCCCGGAGCTGCTCGTTGGACTCGCCGAGGCTGACCGTCCATTCCTTCGGCATCCGCGGGTTGACCAGTCGCCAGCCGAGCGTGGTCGAGACCGCGGTGACGTCGCCGGCCGGGAACGGTTTCGCCGACTTGGGCAGCACCCACGGCGCACGCGTCATCGACTCCACGCCACCGGTCAGCACCACCTCGGCGTCGCCGGACTCGATCGTCCGGCTCGCGGTCATCGCCGCGTCGAGGCTGGAGCCGCACAGCCGGTTGACCGTGGTGCCGGGCACGCTCACCGGAAGCCCGGCGAGCAGCGCCGCCATACGGCCGACGTTGCGGTTCTCCTCGCCGGCGCCGTTGGCGTTGCCCCACACCACGTCGTCGATCGCGGCGTGGTCCAGGCCCGGCACCTTGGCGAGCGTCGAGGTGATGGCGGCGGCGGCGAGATCGTCGGGGCGCACCCCGGCCAGCGCGCCGTTGAAACGGCCGAACGGCGTCCGCGTCGCGGCGTAGAGGAAAGCACTCATGACAACGACGCTAATTCCGGGACGCGATATTCTGAAGTACGCATATCCGAGCCGATTGATATGGACGACATATGGATCTGCGACATCTGCGCTACTTCGTGGCCGTGGCCGAAGAACGCCACTTCGGTCGCGCCGCCGAGCGGCTCCACATGGCCCAGCCGCCGCTCTCCCAGCAGATCCGCCAGCTCGAGGCCGAGCTCGGCGTCGAACTGCTGCAACGCACCACACGCCGCGTCGACCTCACCGAGGCCGGCCGGGCCTACCTCCAACGGGCGCGCGCGATCCTCGCCGACGTCGACGAGGCCGCCCACCACGCACGGCGTGTCGCCGCCGGCACGGTCGGCCACCTCACGATCGGGTGCGTGGGCTCGGCGACGTACAGCCTCCTGCCCACACTCTCGCGGCGGCTCTCGGAGGAACTTCCCGGCGTCGACTTCTCCTTCCGCGGCGAGATGCTCGCGCCCGACCAGGCCGAGGCGCTGCGCACCGGCGCGATCGACGTCGCGCTGCTGCGTCCTCCGGTGGCCGACCTCTCCCTCACCGTGCGCACCCTGCGACGGGACCGGCTCGTCGTCGCCGTACCGGTCCACCACCCCCTCGCCCGCCGGAAACGGCTGCGGGCAGCGGACCTCGCCGGTGCCGACCTGATCGTGCACTCCGCCGACCGCCGTTCGGTGATGTACGAGATCGTCCTGGGCCTTCTGCGCGACGCCGGGGTCGAGCCACGCATCCGCCACGAGGTCGGCGAAACCTCGACGCTGGTCACGCTCGTGGCCGGCGGCCTCGGTGTCGCCGTCGTACCCGAGCCCGTGACCGCGCTGGCGCTCGACGGCGTCGCCTACCTACCGCTGGCCGGGGCCGACGCACGCGTGGAGCTGGCCGTGGCCCACCGCGCCGACCGCTCCGAGCCGCACCTGGCGCGCACCGTGGCGATCATCCAGGCGACATTCTGAGACATCACCGCGCCGGACAGGGCGCCCCGGCCTGGCGCAACCCTGCCTGGCGACGTCGGGCGACCCAGTCGGCCCGGTGCGGGCGTCGGACCGAGCCGCTGACGCCATCGGCCTGCGGCACCGCCGCCCCAACGGCCGTACCTCCCTCGGGCCGGCCTTCACCACTTGGTCCGGCCGCAGCCGGACTCCGACGTACGCGCCCATAACCATGCGACCCGCGGCTGGTGCCGCGCGGCTCCACGGCCGGACCGGCAGGACCAGGAGGAACGCCATGACCGCCGCCGCCGCACCGGCGCGTTTCACCGGCCGTACGGCCCTTCTCACCGCGGCCGCCTCCGGGATCGGGGCGGCCACCGCCCGCCGACTGGCGGCGGACGGAGCGTCCGTCCTCGTCACCGACCTGGACGCCGAGGGCGTTCGTCGCGGCGCCGAGGAGATCCGCGCCGCAGGAGGGCGGGTGCGGGACCAGCGGCTCGACGTCACCTCGCCGGGTCAGTGGGCCGAGGCTGCCGCCGAGCCCGAGCCCGAGCCCGAGCCCGAGCCCGAGCCCGAGTCCTGGGCCGGTCAGCGGCGCCCCTGCTGAGGACGGCCGTCGGCGAAGCGCCGGGCACGGGGCTATGCCAGAGACGTCCACACGCTCTTGACCTCGGTGTACAGGTCGAGCGCCCCGCTGCCCATCTCGCGTCCCCAGCCGCTGGCGCCGAAGCCGCCCCAGGGGGCCGAGGCGTCCACGGGGTTGGGCATGTTGATGAAGACCGTTCCGGCGCGGATGTTCCCGGCGACGCGGTGGGCGGTGGCCACGTCACGGGTCCAGACGGCGGCGGCGAGGCCGTATTCGGTGTCGTTGGCGCGGGCGACCGCCTCGTCCTCGTCGTCGTAGGGGAGGACGCAGAGTACGGGGCCGAAGATCTCCTCACGGGCGATGCGCATGTCGTCGCTGACACCGGTGAACACGGTGGGCCGGTAGAAGAAGCCGGGGAGGTCCTCGGCGCGGGATCCACCGGTGAGCAGGGTCGCCCCCTCCTCGACGCCGCTGCGGACCAGTGCGTCCACATGGTCGAGGTGGTCGGCGGTGACCAGCGGGCCAAGTTCCGTCTCCGGCGCGCTGCCCGGTCCGAGCCGCATCTGGCCGACGGCCTTGGCGCAGCGCTCGGCGAACTCGTCGGCGAGGGAGCGGTGGACGAGGAAGCGGGTGTACGCGGCGCACACCTGCCCGCTGTTGAGGAGCGAGCCCTGCAGGCAGCCTGCGACGGCCGCGTCGAGGTCGGCGTCGGGCAGCACGATGCTCGGCGCCTTGCCGCCCAGCTCCAGCGAGACCCGCTTCAGATTGCCGGCCGAGGCCCGCACGATCGCGCGTCCGGTCTCCGTGGAGCCGGTGAAGGACACCTTGTCGACGCCCGGGTGCTCGACCAGGGCGCGGCCGGCCTCCGGCCCGCCGGTCAGCAGGTTCACCACACCGTCCGGCACGCCCGCCTCCCGGCACAGCTCGACCAGCCGGACCGTCGTCATGGGCGTCTGTTCGGCGGGCTTCACGATGACCGTGTTGCCGCACGCCAGGGCGGGTGCGATCTTCCAACTGGCGATCATCAGCGGGAAGTTCCACGGTGTGATGAGGGCACAGACCCCGACCGGCTCCCGCTTCGTGTACTGCAGCACGTTCGGGAAGGACACGGGTGCCGTCTCACCGTAGAGCTTGGTGACCCATCCGGCGTAGTAACGGAAGTGCTCCGCCGCGCTCCTGACACTCACCATCCGCGAGATCCCGAGCGGCTGTCCCTGGTCGCGGGTCTCCAACGCGGCCAGTTCCTCAGCGTGTTCGTCGATGAGGTCGCCGACGCGCCATAGGACACGGGCGCGTTCGGCGGGTGCGAGCCCTGCCCAGGCGGGGCTTTCGAGCGCAGCTCGCGCGGCGGTGACGGCGTTGTCCACGT belongs to Streptomyces graminofaciens and includes:
- a CDS encoding LysR substrate-binding domain-containing protein, whose product is MDLRHLRYFVAVAEERHFGRAAERLHMAQPPLSQQIRQLEAELGVELLQRTTRRVDLTEAGRAYLQRARAILADVDEAAHHARRVAAGTVGHLTIGCVGSATYSLLPTLSRRLSEELPGVDFSFRGEMLAPDQAEALRTGAIDVALLRPPVADLSLTVRTLRRDRLVVAVPVHHPLARRKRLRAADLAGADLIVHSADRRSVMYEIVLGLLRDAGVEPRIRHEVGETSTLVTLVAGGLGVAVVPEPVTALALDGVAYLPLAGADARVELAVAHRADRSEPHLARTVAIIQATF
- a CDS encoding SDR family NAD(P)-dependent oxidoreductase — its product is MTAAAAPARFTGRTALLTAAASGIGAATARRLAADGASVLVTDLDAEGVRRGAEEIRAAGGRVRDQRLDVTSPGQWAEAAAEPEPEPEPEPEPESWAGQRRPC
- a CDS encoding aldehyde dehydrogenase family protein, producing MGQTLFIGGTWLSAANGAEFDTVDPATGQTHARCADAGPLDVDNAVTAARAALESPAWAGLAPAERARVLWRVGDLIDEHAEELAALETRDQGQPLGISRMVSVRSAAEHFRYYAGWVTKLYGETAPVSFPNVLQYTKREPVGVCALITPWNFPLMIASWKIAPALACGNTVIVKPAEQTPMTTVRLVELCREAGVPDGVVNLLTGGPEAGRALVEHPGVDKVSFTGSTETGRAIVRASAGNLKRVSLELGGKAPSIVLPDADLDAAVAGCLQGSLLNSGQVCAAYTRFLVHRSLADEFAERCAKAVGQMRLGPGSAPETELGPLVTADHLDHVDALVRSGVEEGATLLTGGSRAEDLPGFFYRPTVFTGVSDDMRIAREEIFGPVLCVLPYDDEDEAVARANDTEYGLAAAVWTRDVATAHRVAGNIRAGTVFINMPNPVDASAPWGGFGASGWGREMGSGALDLYTEVKSVWTSLA
- a CDS encoding thiolase family protein, which gives rise to MSAFLYAATRTPFGRFNGALAGVRPDDLAAAAITSTLAKVPGLDHAAIDDVVWGNANGAGEENRNVGRMAALLAGLPVSVPGTTVNRLCGSSLDAAMTASRTIESGDAEVVLTGGVESMTRAPWVLPKSAKPFPAGDVTAVSTTLGWRLVNPRMPKEWTVSLGESNEQLREHFGISRERQDEFAARSHRLAHAAWESGFYDDLVVPVEGVDLTRDEGIRAGSTPEVLAGLKPVFRTPEQGGTITAGNASPLNDGASAVLLGSEQAATTIGADPIARIAGRGVMALEPQSFGYAPVEAANRALVRAGIGWDQVGAVELNEAFAVQSLACLDAWKIDPAIVNQKGGAIAIGHPLGASGGRVLATLAKVLREKRQRYGVAAICIGVGQGLAVVLENCDVTEAGK